The following coding sequences lie in one Macaca thibetana thibetana isolate TM-01 chromosome 18, ASM2454274v1, whole genome shotgun sequence genomic window:
- the LOC126941108 gene encoding uncharacterized protein LOC126941108 produces the protein MQLCLCSYVTCSYCYMQLRYVQLCLCGFVIRSYGTCSYVYAVLLYGVMVRAVMFMRFCYTELCTCSYVYAVLLYGVMYMQLCLCSFVIRSYDMCSYVYAALLYGVTVRAVTFMRLCYTELQYVQLCLCGFVIWSYGTCSYVYAVLLYGVTVCAVTFMRFCYTELWYVQLCLCGFVIRSYGTCSYVTCGFVIRIMVRAVMFMRFCYMELRYVQLCYVVLLYGVTVRAVMFMQFCYTELRYVQLCLCGFVIRSYGTCSYVYAVLLYGVTVRAVMFMHFCYTELRYVQLCYMRFCYTELRYVQLCLCSFVIRSYGTCSYAQFCYMELRYVQLCLCGFVIRSYGRPAARVWKNQVFVDAADGVEENASHAGRCFQLVVTVFSGDIS, from the exons ATGCAGTTATGTTTATGCAGTTATGTTACATGCAGTTACTGCTACATGCAGTTACGGTACGTGCAGTTATGTTTATGCGGTTTTGTTATACGGAGTTATGGTACGTGCAGTTATGTTTATGCGGTTTTGTTATACGGAGTTATGGTACGTGCAGTTATGTTTATGCGGTTTTGTTATACGGAGTTATGTACATGCAGTTATGTTTATGCAGTTTTGTTATACGGAGTTATGTACATGCAGTTATGTTTATGCAGTTTTGTTATACGGAGTTACGATATGTGCAGTTACGTTTATGCAGCTTTGTTATACGGAGTTACAGTACGTGCAGTTACGTTTATGCGGCTTTGTTATACGGAGTTACAGTACGTGCAGTTATGTTTATGCGGTTTTGTTATATGGAGTTATGGTACGTGCAGTTATGTTTATGCGGTTTTGTTATATGGAGTTACGGTATGTGCAGTTACTTTTATGCGGTTTTGTTATACGGAGTTATGGTACGTGCAGTTATGTTTATGCGGTTTTGTTATACGGAGTTATGGTACGTGCAGTTATGTTACATGCGGTTTTGTTATACGGA TTATGGTACGTGCAGTTATGTTTATGCGGTTTTGTTATATGGAGTTACGGTACGTGCAGTTATGTTATGTGGTTTTGTTATACGGAGTTACGGTACGTGCAGTTATGTTTATGCAGTTTTGTTATACGGAGTTACGGTACGTGCAGTTATGTTTATGTGGTTTTGTTATACGGAGTTACGGTACGTGCAGTTATGTTTATGCAGTTTTGTTATACGGAGTTACGGTACGTGCAGTTATGTTTATGCATTTTTGTTATACGGAGTTACGGTACGTGCAGTTATGTTACATGCGGTTTTGTTATACGGAGTTACGGTACGTGCAGTTATGTTTATGCAGTTTTGTTATACGGAGTTACGGTACGTGCAGTTATGCGCAGTTTTGTTATATGGAGTTACGGTACGTGCAGTTATGTTTATGTGGTTTTGTTATACGGAGTTACG GGAGGCCGGCAGCACGGGTGTGGAAGAACCAGGTCTTTGTGGATGCTGCTGATGGTGTGGAGGAG AATGCCAGCCACGCTGGGCGATGTTTCCAGCTGGTTGTCACTGTGTTCTCGGGGGATATTTCGTAG